The genomic DNA GGAAGAGCTAAAACACCCCTAGAAagataaattcatgctgcttCTTAGCCACgctcaaaagggaggacgtttttgaattcctcctggacagaaggttgaaatggagggcatgtcctgagAAAGGAGGATCCCTGGTTCCTTcctgaagatgaagaggaggaagaggattcaTGACTCTTGACAGCTGAGCTTCAGtggcctccttcctggcctggcaATTCCTGTGGCCTTTTggggactgctgctgctgcttctggcacTGGGCTCTCTGCTGTCGCCAGCCCACGGCCTCCTTTCGCCCCCTTGCCATCCTTTGCGCGCCCCTACGGTTGCCACAGCAACAAGAGATGGAGGAGATGAAAGAGATGATGGGGGTGGAGGGGAGAAATAAGGTTGCTGCCATGgtaacctctccccccccccccataggacTATCAAGGGTCTCCACTGAGGCCTCTCGGGCCCCACTCCATCAGTTACTATGAGGACCAGGATGTGGGATAGAGGGAGGACTTTTTGCCCTCAAGGGGGCGCCACTTGCATCAGGAAAAAAGCCTGCCCCCCAAAATGCCACCAGAGGCAGATGTGTGGCGTCAAACACCACCTCAGGTACTCTTAAGCGTTATTGACttacggcaaacctatcacagggttttcttggcaaggttcttcagaaagaaataatgcattgcctttctctgaagctgagaaagtgtgacttgcccaaggtcacccagtgggtttccatgaccgagctgGAAAAttgaactcaggtctccagagtcctagtccagcactcaaaccactatgccaagctggcTCCACTTTAGGAAAACTTCTGTATTACATATACGGCCTGCATCTGTGTATGAGCGTGGGGCTTATACCCGCCTACCCTACAGGCCTGCTGTCAACACCAAACATAACAGAGGTAATATTTGTGATATGGATTCAGTGAGAATTCAGACTGCAATCCTCTGCGTTTATCAGGAAGTCATTCTTCTGAAAAGACATGCTCAAGATTGGGTTGTTCATCCTCAAACCTGAAAAATATCAAGTACTGTACAGCTAGacagaaagttgttgttgtgtgccttcaagttgtttctgtcttaaggcaaccctatcatggggctttcttggcaagatttgttcagaagtggtttaccattgccttcccctgaggctaagagcatgtgacttgccctatgGAGTTAAGCATAGAGCATATTTCTTCAACAACTGAACAACTTCATAGTATAGATGGTACACATGAAGTTTCAGAGCAGAAGTGGAGAGACTATGATCTTTCAGATGTTCCTGGACTGCAGCTTCCCCCCCTATCATCCCTGACCACTAGTCATACTTGCTAGGTGGGGCTGATGGTGTTATTTTAAGAGACACTTGAACTCCACTATCCTAGCTCTAGAAACTGAGCACTGCTTTTGAATATTCACAATACATTCCATATAAAAATGCAGAATCCTAAAGGATAAATTATGGTGGATGATCACCTGGATTACATCAGAATTTGTAACAGTATGTACTTCAAGGACTCCAGCATGTCAGCAGACAGAAATACTGTACGGGTACTGGAGCTCAAGTCTATATGGAAACATTATTCTGATCTGGTAGAGTTTTCTTCCAGTCCTGAAGTTTGGGCTATCTTTGTAATTATTCACTGGTAagggaaaaacattttccatcAGACCGCTTCTGTCTTTCTAGTTCTTATACACCAAGCTTGAATTCTGGAATAGCAAATCCAACACAAGTAGAAAACATAATGTAGAAAGAGGTTATCCACATTACCTGAAtgacaaaattacattttaaaacaaactttcaTCACTGAATTCAAAGGGAGTGGCTCTGATGTAAGTGCAGATAATACGGAAGATTATATTATGAAAGGAATAAATGCTCTGCTAGTAAAGGCAAGCTCTTTTGAAGCCACATCATGCACTGAATTCATCTGTCTACCTATCCTGGAAAAGGAATTTGATGTGTGGGATGAGGGGCGATTTGATCTCTTAGCAAACATTGTGCTTAATCATTAAACATTGTTACTGTACCTATGATTAGACTTAGTCTTTGAGGGTGACCCAAGGAAGGAATAATGAAATCACCTTAAGATCTCTTATAGATTTAACTACTTAATAACAGAACTTGCTATTGCTTAGCCATTtactatttgcttttatttatttagattgtaaaccatGAATAGTAACACAGCTTCAGCTGTAGCTGTCaaacagcttacaaattaaaaacaggaaaatacaatgaaaaaatcACATGCGGCAGCCAAGTTTTAAAAACCCATCATAAAACAAGCACATACTAGAATTATGTTTTGCTAAACATCCATCcacctttggtttttttttctcatgCCTGTCTGGTTACTTGCTCTAGCAATGGTGTGCTGTGCTAAGACCTGATTCATTATCTAATTTATACTTGTCTTCCTTCAAGGTAACATAAGTGATAACAtaaggcttcttgtcctgggtgacttcaacatctccctcacggccagccctgttccatctggtgcggctcgggattcatggataccatggaggccatgggcctgtcccagctgatacagggtcctacgcactgtgcgggtaatactctcgatttggtcttctgtttcGGAGGCggaaatccgtgggtggaaatgttaatgtttcccccctgccatggacggtcactcctggtagaggtgaaaatcaaggcctctaacCCAGACCCCCcccggggtggtggacctgttggatggtccaccctcgaaggctgtggaacctgagaggttccaggaagccttgaggggctcacggttggaaatgacagcgactctgttgatgccctcaccggtatttggaatacggtctttctagggctaacacgtatcgctcccaagcgccctctcaggcccgcttccaatgcaagccctggtatacggaagatctccgggcaaggaagcgggctctgcgacggctagagtaccgttggcggaaacacctttgttagacgacaaggctctccagACCAActgttgaaggactacggagaggcaatacgagcacaatgaactcgttctatggtgctcatattgcgtccgcagagtcgcgtccggccgagttgttcagggtggttagggagcaaactcagctccctcctaccctgaaccagatccttgaaccttctaaggcctgctgtgacctgtttacgACCTTTTTGCGGATAACAACCTCTCgccataagcgaaggtctgaacgcgcgacattttagcagaacctagggtagaagtgtcccgagcctccgtggactttgttaaactggatcagtttgagttggtgagtacgcggatgtggacaagatcctcggaagtgttcggaagacaaactgctctcttgatccctgtccctcgtggttagcggcccagggggaccggcggtaacacattgttacgccggatagtaatacatctctgagggatgggtatttccatctcaattgaaattggccattgtaaaacccgtctttaaaagccctccctcgaccccctgtacATAATAATATCGGCCTGTTCGCTGCtaaccatttttgggtaaggtgtcgagagggcggttgcaatccgcttcaggcggtcttggattaACGgatatctggacccatttcaaactggcttccgggcggggttacggggttgagcgcgccatggtcgccttggtcgtgATCTcctctgggcatcgacaggggaagcgtgtcccgctggtgctcttggacatctcagcggcttttgataccatagaccatggtatccttctggacgcCTGGcgggtgggaattgggggcactgcgctccagtggtccggtcctacctctccggaggtcccagatggtgcagctgggagacgtgtgctccgacgagcgggtccttaaaactggggtccctccgagccatcctgtctcccatgctatttaacatttacatgaaaccgctgggagagatcatccgggacatgggggcgcggtgttatcagtacgctgatgacacccaaattattttctcttagtctctgactgatgcagtgactgggatgggtctctcctctcgttgcctgtctggagtcatatgggctggatgagggggaaaccgactcaagttgaatcccgagaaaacggaggtactagtgataggttctcctggtccaggatcggtggttccacctgtcctgaacgggtcacgtccctgtgaaggactccgtgcgcagtctgggtgCTTCTgatcgtcgcttcatctgactgctcaggtgaatgcgacggtcaagagcacctgtcatcagcttcggcttatttgccagctgcgccctACCTGCccaggggacctagaaactgttgtacatgctctggtaacttcgagactggatttctgcaatgtactctactggggcaacccttataccaaactcggaagctgcaaatggtgcagatatggcagcccggctggtcactggcgtttccaggaccagccataacaccggttttgaaagatctccatggctgcccattcgcttccgggctcaatataaggtgttggatTACCTAtaagccctaatggcttgggcccaggatacctgaggATCGCcttccccatacattccgcctcgcgcCCTCAgaaacgtctgggcagcaattactgaaggtgcctgggctaggttatcctccaccacacggaggacattctccacggctgccccagccctttggataCGCTGCCCACcggctccgctcgactaccaccctggcccaattcaggaaggacttaaaaaccttcctgttccaacaggcatcccgactaaaaatcctggggcctccctcctcttccgtggccaagaggttgggctaaggggcttttaattttattagttttactTTTTTATTGAGTATGGTTAGCctatgtaattgtatttttatattgtttatggcaccattgtttttaaccatgttgtaagccgccctgatcttgggaggGCGGGATAATAaaattgtatattattatttatttacctgcAGATGTGTAGGAGATGACCATTCCCGTTGTCCCATCATTTATGTTAGCTGGGGATGATGACTTATAGTTCAATACATCAAGTTGGGAAGGCTGGTCTTGATGTACACTTACTTGCTAATTCCCCtcttctacaaaaaaaaaaacaaaccaccatgCGTCAGTAACATAATGCCACTTTggactgttacagacagccaaaataaagctgcttcgagtcacagtggaggtatggtgtttcaatgatgcatgcgtctgaaggtccagaagtcgcaccaaagccatgctccagccctaaggactggagcgtggctttggtgtgacttctggactcttaagcgCATGCAtccttgaaacaccatacctccactgtgactcgaagcagctttattttgggctgtctgtaacaggcctatatgtcattaaacaagagttaaaaaaaaagatggcaaCCACTGATCAAGAAAATTTATTGTAGCATGCAAAATATATCTGCTTATTACAGAACATTGGTAAAGATGGGAAAAGACTAGAACAAGTAAGATTGTTTGACAGGTTATACATCATGGTTCACAAGACATTTAGGTGCCTGAGGTGAAAGGCAAAATGACAGTCCCTTCTCCAAGCTACATACAGAAACTATCGGCTGGTGAATCTTACTTGAACACTGAAAATGGGATCGTGTTCTCAGAAACAACTGAGCCAGAGGACATATTTAAGGTGCCGTGGGAAGGTTGTATGGCATTCAGATATGCTATCTGTCTTCCAACAGAGAGTAATAGCTGGGGAGCTCATGAGAAACTTAACAGGTTGCCACTACTACTGTTTCTGCTCCGAGTATCTCCTGGCTGAGGTGACTGCTTCATTACAACATTTAAGCTGGCTCTACTATTTGGTAGAATGAGACAGAGTGTGGGCAAAGgtatctaaggcctgttacagactgccaaaataaagctgtttcgggtctctttggaggtatgctatttaaatgatgcatgcatcctaagaatccagaagctgcactaaagctgcactccagtgcttaggaatggagtgtggcgttggcgcgacctccggactcttaggacccatgcatcatttaaatagcatacctccaaagagacccgaaacagctttattttggcagactgtaacaggccaaagtatcAGTGAGTAGAAAAGGTTTCTAAATTTATTGCTACCTCTGATACAGCAGAggcttggatttttaaaaagcgaACAAGTTATTCTTAAAAATCAGAAGTAGGTGGGGATACAGAACAAAATACAGTCTGACAAAAAGCAGACTCTTTATTAATGTCACAAATGAGATGAACTTGCACTAATAGTGCCACAGGGAGCAGGTGAATATGTGGGATAGAGTTCAACCAGACTATCCTGCCCCACAAGAAACTGCTCACTACCGCACCTGCACTCTGCAAGCTATCACTATCTAACATCACAATCAGAAGTGCTCCTCCAGCTACAGGTGCAGCTCCCACTGCCACCAAAATGCCCAAGAGATCAACTTTTCTTCCAGCACATCAGAAATGGAAACTATCCCCTCAGGATAGGAGAGGATAGCTGCTCAAAGGAAGATGTCTCTTCTGGTCTCCTCAGGAAGATCCTTAAGACCCTGGAGTTCACGCAAGCCCTATAGGCAGGAGGGAGGGTGAAAAAAAACATAGTCCAAACCTGAACTTAATGATCTTCTACAAAACAACATCCTTCCCAGGCTGCATTAAGGGAACATCACTGTCACACCACAGAAAGGTGGTTGGACGTTCTCTAGGGTCAGGGGGTCTTTCCCACCTGGACTTAGTGGGAAAAAATTGGCCTTACATGGAAATAGTGTCCCCAGAAGTTATGTGTGTCCTTGCAAGAGATTTGCCAGTTAAAGCTATTTGCAGCCTCAAACTGTCTTATTTTAGAAACAGCAAGTGACCCTCTAGAGTCAGCCCAGGGGGTCTATGTGGACAAACATTTCTTACTCCTGTCAAAGAAGATCACCCCAAAGAAAGCAAACCCAACCAAACCTCAGCTTGCAGAGTCCTTATCCTCTAATCAGGCATGGTTCCATTTCTGCATAGTTCCTCAGTTTTTGCTTGGAGCAATGAATAACCCCAATGTGCCATGTTCTCCAGTTCTCCTTACCCCACAGTAACAAAATCACTGCTAACCCCAATCCATTACCTCTAAAACCATACGGATATTAGCTTTGATCTTCACAGACTCTTTTGTGAGGGCTTCACTGAGCCTGTTAAGAGACAGAAGAAATCCAGACACAATAAGGAGGATGGCAAATTGGGCCTCTAATTCTAAAAATCACTTAGACCAGAGTGGGCACAGCACAGCAAATTAAAatggatggtgggagttgtagtccaacactatctggagagccacaaattGCCCATCCTTGCTTTGGACCAATCGTAAGTATACTGAGAGAAACTGATCCTTTTCAAAGGTATACAAATAGTCTGGCTGAGCCTATGTAAGGCTACAACACTATGTACATTTACCATCTTCAGAGTACAATGAGACTTCTAAACATGTACTGGATTAAGCTGCAAAAAGGAAGGTTGTTTCCATGTGAAGAGACATTACTTGTGTTTTGGCTCTGCAAATGCACGTAATATATACTTACATAATTTTAACCTGTTCCCAAATTGTACACAAAACTAAACAGGACCGACTCCAACTCTCCAAAATTGGCAATTTTAACTGTGGCTTAATCGTACTTCAGTGACTAATTCATTGCATtctacttttttcttttgcatctgtgtattgttttgcaTGCTTTTATATGAAATTGCAGACCACTTGAAGTTCACTGGCAGAAAATCAGTACATAGAGGCcacaaatatattgttttattacattttgccAGCCAGTGATTAAGTACACACTACatggaataaataaaaattggtGAGGAAGCTCCCTCCATCAGATGCAAATACTTACCCATACACTATGATGTCTTTTTACTCTAAATATTCCAGGACCAGATTTCAGCACTGAATACAGGCTGaggagttactgtatatactcatgtttatatttagaaattttaatcaaaaaattgacccatgAAACCTGAGTCAACTCATTCATGAATCAATGTAAGTAACTCTTTAAAAtaactcttcttttaaaaaagaaccatcacctgtgaaaggcaagagtgtaatctgtcctggaagcactgaccccactctaTTCACTCATCCACAgtgcctttagtatgagcacaaacatgcctgctggaattctgtaagttttttggcactgttttcctttgcttcattcttcagatcctttgttacatgcccctaagttttacccttgacttatccatgggtcatgtcaaaatccctaattttagccccaaaacctgcccttgacttttacatgaagtcaacttatagtcgaatatatacggtACATCTTGCCTCAAAGTGTACAACCTATTGCTTGGCCCTTTAAGGATCCATACTCTTTGAAATATCAATGATGTCACTGTTGAATTAAAGCCATTACAACGGTAGAGGATTTCAATAAAGGGTATGGCTATACTACAAGTTTATATCTAATTTGTAATAAGCTTCCCAAAGAATCTTGAAGGCTGTAGTTTGGTGTAAACCAAAACTGTCAGTTTTGTGGCCTCAATCACAGAACTTCAAGTTTCCTCTGCAGAGATGGCAactattaaaacagtttaaactgGTAATGAAGAAACCTTCTAAAACTGGGGTGAAGAACTGTTGTCTCTCCAGACAACAGTTGTGAAACTATGTCCACAATACTTAACCACCAGCCATGCTGACTAGGACTTATGGAAGATGAAGCCCAAAACATGGGGTGGAGGAATGTCTCCTACACTTACCTTaaaggagagagagatgagaaacTAAGAACATGAGTTTCTGCAAGAGACCATTGCCCAACATACTACATCTTTCCAAAGGGGGACCAGGAGAGCTTTAAAATCTCTATGAATAGTATGGGATGGGAGAATTAATTCCTCATACTCACTCTGTAAGAAGCTTGTTTTTCTTCTCAATGAAGGCAAGAGCCTCAGGAAACGTCAACTCCACAAAGAAACCATAACCCAGTGCTACAAATATGGTGGACGTGTCTGGCCTGTAGCAGGATAGGGAATGAGGATAAATTTTGCATACACCTGACATggcaagagaggaaaaaaagagagaggggcaaCAACTGTGCATCCTACTTGAACAGGACAGAATATGCAGTAATGTCTTTCAACCACAAGGAAAAAGATTAAGGTTTTCCACTGGGAACAATTTTCTTATTGAAGTTCAAAAATGGAATCAGGTCTCTAGGGATATGAACTGATATCTGCTCATCTACAACATTACTGGGCGCAAGTTCCTCATCATTACCACCATCATCTGTCAGGTGAACAGTATCCTTCCTCCCCATGTGTTCACACTGTTCTTGGCCCTCCACCAGCAGGAAGAAGCAAGAGGTAAGTGTCGTTTCGCATTTGCCACCCATCCTTGCGTGGAACAAATGCTGCAAGGAAAACAACCTGAAAATGACTCTTGCTTTGTAAATTATCTCCCAGTACAGTCTTTTAATATTCGTCTCACCTCTAAAAGTGGGAGGCGTGCTTTTTTTCTTTACACTCAAGTCAAAAGGTTTGTCTGAAGCATAttggcggggtgtgtgtgtgtgcgccaaATGTCTAGACTGTAATTTCCATCAGCCTAGCCAGCATAGTTCATGGTGATGCATGGCAGCAGCTGCGCtccagcaacatcaggaggaCCTTATGCTCCCCACTGTTGGTGTAACAAAGAACCACTGGTCGTCTCAGGAGAACTTGTGTCAGTCACCATTCTGGGCATGCTTCTCAAATGTGAGGGGGAAAGGCTAAAGGAGTGATTGCGACAGAAGCATGAGGCAGCTTTCATGGCAAGTATAGGCTGATGGCAGTTGtaatccaagacatctggagggcattaGATGGCCTGCCTCTGCTGCTTTAGACTAcaaactattctgctttggttatgCTGTAAACTGTTGAGAATATTGATGGtactgaaagaaaaaaggcaaaatgGAAACACAAATTGAGCAGACAGGCATTTGCTTTGCAAAAGCTTGAATTTAAGCTTTTACTCTGCCTCCCCACCTTTTTGCTGAAAAAGCAGCCTTTTAACATCCATGTTCCTTTGACTAAAGTTTACTCACGGCCTGAACacagaggccaaaataaaactgcttagcgtcactttggaggtatgctatttaaatgatgcttgcattctaagaggctggaagccgtgcagctttggcacagcttctggcctcttaagatgtgtgtgccatttaaacagcatacctccaaagtgatctgaagcagctttatttttgcctgtctgttcaagcccataGTTTTTCTAAGAGTTCTggctgttttggctttcttttgaagtttatatatacagagagaacATGCAAGAGATCCTTGGCACCTCTATGTACAGTTATGAAGGAAATCTCACTTGATATGCTAAAGAGCCTGAATTCAGTGACGTTAGCTCTCAAGAGGTAGGGAACATGTGACTCTCTGGATATTGCTGGGCTACAATTTCCATAAGACCTTGACAGCAGAGTCAATGTGAGGAATTATGTAAACTGTAATTCAGGTACATATTGGAGGGCTACAAATTCTACACTCTAGTGtagcctttctcccagtattgaATAATGCtatgtggtgtaatggttcaTTTGAAGTTGTTTTCTCAAGTGACCTATAATATGATCTGTCTAGTTTCTGGATGTGGCATATAACCTTCTGTACTGCATGAGCCCATCTAAGGGTAATGTGTGGAGAGCATTTGCCTTGTCAGAGGAGACTGAAGTAAACTTCTTaaatattcagtttttaaaaaataaattacaatgaCCAGTGTCATGTTTCTTTTGCATTCAAAGAGGTCTTCCAAATTACTTTTTATCCTGGAGATAGGTCTCATCCAAAACTCATAGAGAAAACAAGGAAGCAAGGGCAAGCAAATGGGTGTCTTTGAGCTACTCACACTTCTGCATTGACATAGAAATTGCACCCTAAGTCCACTTGAGTCTTTAGCTCTTGACCTTCTGTTTCCTGTGAGAACAGAGCAGAGATTTACAGTTCAACTTCTCTAAGCAGTAGAACTGTTATAACAACCTTTTTCTCTTGTTATACATTAAATCCTTGAACATGACTACCTCAGACTGTGCCCAAATCTTTACAGTATCACACACTCAATAGCTCAAGAGAATTTTATGTTACCTGTAATCGTTCAATAACATTCTTGAGCTTCAGGTACTGAGCGATCTTTTCATAGACTTCATCCCGCTGTTCCAACACCTTCCTGGGGGAAAACAGCAATAAGTAAATGGAAGCATCAGCAAAATCTTGAAACAAGACAGACTTAAGAAGCATTACAGCCTAGGGTTATACTTGAGGTAGAATGGTGAGAAAATGGATGCAGAGGAGGGACTTTTTCACAATCACTCACTGGAGATCCCTCTGAAGAACGTCAGTGATAAAGGCTTCATACTGGAGCACCTTCTCTTGCACCTGCTGTCTGCCTAACATCGCCATGAGGCTGCCACCACAGTATTAGCACTACAGCCTGCAGAAAGAGCAAGAAGTTAGAAAAAGATAGGTTTCTATGACTGGGAAAAGAAGCATCTCAACACAAAATAGCAGCCACGCGCATAAAACATAACTTGTCTGGTAAAATACATTATATTCTGTagtactatgtatggatgtgagaggtggacaattaagaaacatgataggaagaaaatcaattcatttgagatgcggtgctgctggagaagagtgctgaggatcccatggacagccaaaaggacaaacaaatgggtcctagagcagatcaagccagaaactccctggaacccaagatgccaaaactgaggctgttgtattttggtcatatcatgagaaggcatgacccattggaaaaaacaataatgctaggagaggtggagtgaagcagaaagagaggaaggccacataccagatggatggactctatgaaggaggcCACAGGTGtgactttgcaggacctgagcagaacagcagaggacaggggtcttggaggtgtctcatctgcagggtcaccatgggttgagatcgactccagggcagttaacaaccaagGATGTTTAgtatgaggttaccagtgcattgGCTTAAATTAAATGCAGGTTTTAGGCCTAATTAGAAGAaacctgttgaatcaatgggtCAGGGTTGATttaagagcagttaacaacaacaacaaaaacaaaatgcatgctCAGATTTAAAATGCATGAAAGTAACCCCCGTTTTCACccatcctttcctctccctcctccaatGTAAAAACACGTGGGTTGTTTTTAGCTCATGAGAAGAAGAGATGAAGAGCCAGCAAAGGGTATGGAGTAATGCTAGCCTAGATTGCTTCTTCCACAGATACAGACTGCAGCCCCAGCCCTCCTTTGGGAAACCCAGGCCCAAAGGGATGCCCCTGAAGAAGCAGGCTCTGGTCTGTAGGAAAACTCACAgctctgtctttgaattctagactcCCATGGAAGTGATGTATGGCATATTTACAGAAAGAGAGCCAGCCGCAGGCTCTCACTTAGTTCATCATCACGGATTCCACCactaggatgatgatgatgatgagcgaCCTCCCCGCCAAGCCCTTCCGGGTCATTGCCTTTCGAGGGGGATGGGGAACTTCCTTTCCCAAAGTGCTGGCGCTCTAGAGGTAAGGCATCCTTTGCGGCTCTCACTTCCGGACTCCGTGCGCCgccagagattcctagggagaatcatcatcatcacagaattggaagagagcaCGGGGCCAGAAAGACAGGCCaacccatcctgccatgcagggactcccTACCAAAGcgcctccaacagatggccacccagaaGCAGACCATGTCAATCACATCTGACTTCCAGTTTGGATTCAAGTTGCTTGTGCTGACCAtcaaagtcctaaatggcttcgttgttgttgtcgttgcgtgccttcaagtcatctccaacttctGGCGatcctatcaaggggttttcttgacaagatttgttcagagggtttgcccttgccttcttcccctgaggaggctgagagagtgtgacttcttgaaGGCCAAGggctcccagtgggtttccatggccgagctggcaatcagaccctggtctccagagtcatcatagCCATGCACTGAAACCACCACTCCCTCCGCACAGGCTTTCTTCCTAAACGGCTCAAGACCTCCATATTTGAAGGAGCCAGACCCGACCTCGCCATTACAAGGCTCCCTCCCCCCGCCTTTGAAACTCGGCCTCTCATTGGCTGAGGCGGACGCCGATCATGCGGCTCAGTCTCCTGATtggtttccctccctccctgcccgtCAAGCTTGTTTTGATGCCCTTCGCACTTTCTACTTGGCTCTCTTGGGAGGCCGCAGGGGCTTATGGGAATTGGAGTTTTTGTTCGTTCTCCCTGAATACTTGAACCACAATTCCCTCCAGCCCTTCCTGGCCTAGACCCTGAGGTCACGTTGAGTGACCTCCACAAGTCCCTCACTTTTTATATTTGCGATAGCAAGTGTGTGTCTCCAGTGAGGCACGACACCCTGAAGGGAAATAACGGCCGCCTTTTTGAATGGAAGgcggctctgg from Sceloporus undulatus isolate JIND9_A2432 ecotype Alabama chromosome 2, SceUnd_v1.1, whole genome shotgun sequence includes the following:
- the UXT gene encoding protein UXT; the encoded protein is MAMLGRQQVQEKVLQYEAFITDVLQRDLQKVLEQRDEVYEKIAQYLKLKNVIERLQETEGQELKTQVDLGCNFYVNAEVPDTSTIFVALGYGFFVELTFPEALAFIEKKNKLLTELSEALTKESVKIKANIRMVLEGLRELQGLKDLPEETRRDIFL